Proteins encoded in a region of the Methylosinus trichosporium OB3b genome:
- the hrpB gene encoding ATP-dependent helicase HrpB has product MSFRETLPIDDVLPQIRTAAASSSNLVIVAPPGAGKTTRVPLALLDAQWAAGGKLVLLEPRRLAARAAATRMAATLGEAVGETIGLRMRLESKISSRTRVEVVTEGVFARMILDDPMLEGVAAVIFDEFHERSLDADVGLALALDAQAGLREDLRILAMSATLDGARVASVMRGATIVESEGRTFAVETRYLGRAAEERVEEAVARAVRRGLAEEHGSLLAFLPGQAEIQRVASLLAERGLPPDVDVAPLYGAMERKDQDLAVAPAAAGRRKVTLATSIAETSLTIEGVRVVVDCGLSRVAAFEPDLGLTRLETVRASRASVDQRRGRAGRTEPGVCYRLWDEAATASLPAFAAPEILAADLSGLALDLRAWGVDDPRKLPFLDAPPRPAYAEAVELLRSLGALDEGGALTPLGQAMRALPIAPRLARMALEAARHGEAERAADLALLLSERGLGGNSADLSERLERFRSDGSRRARDARRLSGVWAKQARAAIACDAPADLSDGALIAMAFPDRIAKARGSTGEFLMASGRAASVPPHEPLAAAPFLAVAEVTGRAAQARVLAACALSAEEVERIGAGRIETRDETMFDPASGALRRRRFRRLGAIRLTEQNLPAEPNDESAAILARGAATVGVGRLPWSKAQMQLRDRLAFLRRAEGDAWPDVSDEGLAQRGEDWLAPFIIGRASLAAITAEDLDAALAVLTPFELTRRLEREAPPFFETPAGSRHALDYAAANGPLLSVRVQELFGLAVHPTLAGGRAPLTLELLSPAYRPIQTTRDLPGFWAGSWAEVKREMKGRYPRHPWPDDPAKAAPTTRAKPRGT; this is encoded by the coding sequence GTGAGCTTCCGCGAAACATTGCCGATCGACGACGTCCTGCCGCAAATCCGCACGGCGGCCGCGTCGTCGAGCAATCTCGTGATCGTCGCGCCGCCCGGCGCCGGCAAGACGACGCGCGTGCCGCTCGCTCTGCTGGATGCGCAATGGGCGGCCGGCGGCAAGCTCGTGCTGCTGGAGCCGCGTCGCCTCGCGGCGCGGGCGGCGGCGACGCGCATGGCGGCGACGCTCGGCGAGGCGGTCGGCGAGACCATCGGCCTGCGCATGCGGCTGGAATCCAAAATTTCGTCGCGCACGCGCGTGGAGGTCGTCACCGAGGGCGTGTTCGCGCGCATGATCCTCGATGACCCGATGCTCGAGGGCGTCGCGGCGGTGATCTTCGACGAGTTTCACGAGCGCTCGCTCGACGCCGATGTCGGCCTCGCTTTGGCGCTCGACGCGCAGGCCGGGCTGCGCGAGGATCTGCGCATCCTCGCAATGTCGGCGACGCTAGACGGCGCGCGCGTGGCCTCGGTCATGCGCGGCGCGACGATCGTCGAGAGCGAGGGCCGCACCTTCGCGGTCGAGACGCGTTATCTCGGCCGCGCCGCCGAGGAGCGCGTCGAGGAGGCGGTGGCGCGCGCCGTGCGGCGCGGACTGGCCGAGGAGCATGGCTCGCTGCTGGCGTTCCTGCCTGGACAGGCGGAGATCCAGCGCGTAGCGTCCCTGCTCGCCGAGCGCGGCCTGCCGCCCGATGTCGATGTCGCGCCGCTCTATGGCGCGATGGAGCGCAAGGACCAGGATCTCGCCGTCGCTCCCGCCGCGGCGGGCCGGCGCAAGGTCACGCTCGCCACCTCCATCGCCGAGACCTCGCTGACCATCGAGGGCGTGCGCGTCGTCGTGGATTGCGGGCTGTCGCGCGTCGCGGCGTTCGAGCCCGATCTCGGCCTCACGCGGCTGGAGACCGTTCGCGCCTCGCGCGCCTCGGTCGACCAGCGGCGGGGCAGGGCGGGACGCACCGAGCCCGGCGTCTGCTATCGCCTGTGGGACGAGGCCGCGACCGCTTCTCTGCCCGCTTTCGCGGCGCCGGAAATCCTCGCCGCCGATCTCTCCGGCCTCGCGCTCGATCTGCGCGCCTGGGGCGTCGACGATCCGCGAAAGCTTCCCTTTCTCGACGCCCCGCCGCGGCCGGCCTACGCCGAGGCGGTCGAGCTCCTTCGCTCGCTCGGGGCGCTGGACGAGGGCGGCGCGCTGACGCCTCTGGGGCAAGCGATGCGGGCGCTGCCGATCGCGCCGCGGCTCGCACGCATGGCCCTCGAGGCGGCGCGCCATGGCGAGGCCGAGCGCGCCGCCGATCTCGCTCTGCTGCTGTCCGAGCGCGGCCTCGGCGGCAATTCCGCCGATCTCTCCGAGCGCCTCGAGCGCTTCCGCTCGGACGGCTCGCGCCGCGCCCGCGACGCGCGGCGCTTGTCGGGCGTCTGGGCGAAGCAGGCGCGCGCGGCGATCGCCTGCGACGCGCCCGCCGATCTTTCTGACGGCGCGCTGATCGCCATGGCCTTTCCCGACCGGATCGCCAAGGCGCGCGGCTCCACGGGGGAGTTTCTGATGGCGAGCGGCCGCGCGGCCTCCGTCCCGCCGCACGAGCCGCTCGCCGCCGCGCCGTTTCTGGCGGTCGCCGAGGTGACGGGCCGCGCCGCGCAAGCCCGCGTGCTCGCCGCCTGCGCGCTTTCGGCCGAGGAGGTCGAGCGGATCGGCGCCGGGCGGATCGAGACGCGCGACGAGACGATGTTCGATCCGGCGAGCGGGGCCCTGCGCCGCCGCCGGTTCCGCCGGCTCGGCGCCATTCGCCTCACCGAGCAGAATCTTCCCGCCGAGCCCAATGACGAGAGCGCTGCTATTCTCGCGCGCGGCGCCGCGACAGTCGGCGTCGGTCGGCTGCCCTGGAGCAAGGCGCAGATGCAGCTGCGCGACCGGCTCGCTTTCCTGCGCCGCGCGGAAGGCGATGCCTGGCCGGATGTGTCGGACGAGGGGCTCGCCCAACGGGGCGAGGACTGGCTCGCGCCTTTCATCATCGGCCGCGCCAGTCTTGCGGCGATCACGGCGGAGGATCTCGACGCCGCGCTCGCCGTTCTCACGCCTTTTGAGCTGACGCGGCGGCTCGAGCGCGAGGCGCCGCCCTTTTTCGAGACGCCGGCCGGCTCGCGCCATGCGCTCGACTATGCCGCGGCGAATGGGCCGCTGCTCTCGGTGCGGGTGCAGGAGCTGTTCGGCCTCGCCGTTCATCCGACGCTGGCCGGCGGCCGCGCGCCGCTGACGCTCGAGCTCTTGTCGCCAGCGTATCGCCCGATCCAGACGACACGCGATCTGCCCGGTTTTTGGGCCGGGTCTTGGGCCGAGGTGAAGCGCGAGATGAAGGGCCGCTATCCGCGCCATCCCTGGCCGGACGATCCCGCCAAAGCGGCGCCGACGACGCGGGCGAAGCCACGGGGGACGTGA
- a CDS encoding helix-hairpin-helix domain-containing protein, with translation MRLFLRFAMVALALGWGAGVLAQALQPSAPAPSVAPAPAKPAAPAEELLDINSATVEELDVLPGVGPARAAAIVKGRPYRGKDELHRKKIIPKAVYDKIKDKIIARQK, from the coding sequence ATGCGCCTTTTCCTTCGCTTCGCTATGGTCGCTCTCGCGCTCGGCTGGGGCGCCGGCGTGCTCGCGCAGGCTCTCCAGCCTTCGGCGCCCGCTCCCTCCGTCGCGCCGGCGCCGGCGAAGCCCGCCGCTCCCGCCGAGGAGTTGCTGGACATTAATTCGGCGACGGTCGAGGAGCTGGATGTGCTGCCGGGCGTCGGTCCGGCGCGCGCCGCGGCGATCGTGAAGGGTCGCCCTTATCGAGGCAAGGACGAGCTTCACCGCAAGAAGATCATTCCCAAGGCCGTCTATGACAAGATCAAGGACAAGATCATCGCCCGCCAGAAGTGA
- the pal gene encoding peptidoglycan-associated lipoprotein Pal: MDITSALRTLRVVAALTAALSIAACAKNASEDENAALAGRGGYAAPGSPQDFVVNVGDRIYFETDSSELTSTAQTTLDKQVDWLQRYGRYSFTVEGHADERGTREYNFALGARRAEVAKNYLVSRGLSAARIRTISYGKERPVAVCDDISCWSQNRRAVTVLGGGNS, encoded by the coding sequence ATGGACATCACCTCCGCCTTGCGCACGCTGCGCGTCGTCGCCGCCTTGACTGCGGCCTTGTCGATCGCGGCCTGCGCCAAGAACGCCTCGGAGGACGAGAACGCCGCCCTCGCGGGTCGCGGCGGCTACGCCGCTCCGGGCAGCCCGCAGGATTTCGTCGTCAATGTCGGCGACCGCATCTATTTCGAGACCGATTCGAGCGAGCTGACGTCGACCGCTCAGACGACGCTCGACAAGCAGGTCGACTGGCTGCAACGCTACGGCCGCTATTCCTTCACGGTCGAGGGCCACGCCGATGAGCGCGGCACGCGCGAGTATAATTTCGCGCTCGGCGCCCGCCGCGCCGAGGTGGCGAAGAACTATCTCGTCTCGCGCGGCCTCTCGGCGGCGCGCATCCGCACGATCAGCTATGGCAAGGAGCGCCCGGTCGCGGTCTGCGACGACATCTCCTGCTGGTCGCAGAATCGTCGCGCCGTGACCGTTCTCGGCGGAGGCAATTCATAA
- a CDS encoding DUF3037 domain-containing protein codes for MIDAQAYFSLVQYGEMPERAEYVNVGVVLFARAAPYVLSKFVASSRQADSNIHRPSFFKDMVESLRCRISAEFQKDWTLESVSRFVETRTGNLRLLQPRSVLAENPIDVIEDLYAKLVCSRSSAVKKLRIGQKLKHELVERGVEALLEKPEPVELPQGITLKAPYAYQNGRYNLISGLSLISDPNHAIEAASAQAIKGDWLYKDTQIIRPAKLVVVADVEGQSDNFVHDIAGLMEEHNVGFYRLDNIEGLTLDIRRNVLNHRH; via the coding sequence ATGATTGATGCGCAAGCATATTTCTCGCTCGTTCAATACGGCGAGATGCCGGAGCGAGCTGAGTATGTGAACGTAGGCGTGGTCCTATTTGCTCGCGCCGCTCCATACGTGTTGTCCAAATTTGTTGCGTCATCTCGACAGGCGGACAGCAATATCCACAGGCCATCCTTTTTCAAGGACATGGTTGAATCGCTGCGCTGCCGCATCTCGGCTGAATTCCAGAAGGACTGGACGCTTGAGTCAGTGAGTCGATTCGTCGAAACTAGAACGGGCAATCTTCGACTCCTTCAACCACGCTCTGTGCTAGCTGAAAATCCAATTGACGTGATCGAGGACTTATACGCCAAGCTCGTATGTTCGCGCTCGTCCGCGGTCAAAAAGCTTCGTATTGGTCAAAAGCTAAAACACGAACTCGTTGAGCGCGGCGTTGAGGCGTTGCTTGAGAAGCCAGAGCCGGTTGAATTACCGCAAGGTATAACACTGAAGGCTCCCTATGCATATCAAAATGGCAGATACAACCTAATTTCCGGGCTATCGCTTATTAGCGACCCAAATCATGCCATTGAAGCGGCTAGCGCACAGGCAATTAAAGGAGATTGGTTGTACAAAGATACACAAATAATCCGCCCCGCGAAGCTCGTTGTTGTTGCGGACGTTGAGGGGCAATCAGACAATTTTGTTCACGATATAGCCGGGTTGATGGAAGAGCACAATGTCGGGTTTTATCGCCTCGATAATATTGAAGGCCTCACGCTCGACATTCGAAGAAATGTGCTTAACCACCGTCATTAA
- a CDS encoding HipA family kinase, with product MDTDAGLGYLKSPNNPMGPASVIAELVCAELGTWFGLNIPPFSIIADSQIELVMSGLRRVEYPSFFSKHIESVMPFDGTDLFLHKLRNSDDIAKLIIFDTWVRNFDRCAPGMRNFDNLLICKPSRKKLYDLVPIDHGQCFVEDGDFIISRYDAIVVRDETIFGVFPPFRGFLTHDSVRRAVTKLQSLDRSFVEDVVASVPAAWGLGPNASASLTDLICDRAAFVVETIAGKIVTSPRLPGVDEND from the coding sequence GTGGATACCGACGCGGGCCTCGGCTATCTCAAGAGCCCAAATAATCCGATGGGTCCCGCATCCGTCATCGCGGAGCTTGTCTGCGCGGAGCTGGGAACATGGTTCGGATTAAATATCCCACCATTTTCTATAATCGCTGACAGTCAAATCGAATTAGTGATGAGTGGTCTCAGAAGAGTTGAATATCCATCTTTTTTTTCAAAGCATATTGAAAGCGTGATGCCGTTCGATGGAACAGATTTATTTTTGCATAAGCTACGGAATAGCGATGATATTGCAAAACTTATTATTTTCGATACGTGGGTCAGAAATTTTGACAGGTGTGCCCCCGGAATGCGCAATTTTGATAATCTACTGATTTGTAAGCCGAGTCGAAAAAAGCTATATGACTTGGTACCAATTGACCACGGACAGTGTTTTGTTGAGGATGGAGATTTCATTATTAGCAGGTATGATGCAATAGTCGTGCGCGATGAGACTATATTCGGCGTATTCCCGCCTTTTAGGGGATTTTTAACTCACGATTCTGTACGAAGGGCGGTCACTAAGCTGCAATCGCTAGACAGGTCCTTTGTCGAGGACGTTGTAGCATCTGTGCCGGCGGCTTGGGGCCTCGGACCCAATGCGTCAGCATCGCTTACCGATTTAATTTGCGACAGGGCGGCGTTTGTGGTGGAAACCATCGCTGGAAAGATCGTAACGAGCCCTAGGTTGCCTGGAGTGGACGAGAATGATTGA
- a CDS encoding (2Fe-2S) ferredoxin domain-containing protein — protein MGEPLDIFGRPVEDRRLVICTGPCCDRDGRATANLEALRGLLIQTGLGAETIGVASCVRRNCLGQCCSEPLAHVAPDDIWYHELTAENLLRIFVQHVLNHRPVAELALLLED, from the coding sequence GTGGGGGAGCCGCTCGACATATTCGGGCGTCCGGTCGAGGACCGGCGTCTCGTCATTTGCACCGGGCCGTGCTGCGACCGGGACGGACGGGCGACGGCGAATCTGGAAGCGCTGCGCGGACTGCTGATCCAGACCGGTCTCGGAGCCGAGACGATCGGCGTCGCCTCTTGCGTGCGCCGCAATTGCCTCGGCCAATGCTGCAGCGAGCCGCTCGCCCATGTGGCGCCGGACGATATCTGGTACCATGAGCTCACCGCGGAAAACCTGCTGCGCATTTTCGTGCAGCATGTGCTGAATCATCGGCCCGTCGCCGAGCTGGCGCTGCTGCTGGAGGATTGA
- a CDS encoding DUF2905 family protein, which yields MPKLLIGAGAVLILVGLLWLLGERLGLGRLPGDIVVDRGNFKIYIPLASSLLVSVLLSLAFWLFGRG from the coding sequence ATGCCGAAGCTGCTGATCGGCGCCGGAGCCGTGCTGATCCTCGTCGGGCTGCTGTGGCTCCTCGGAGAGCGGCTGGGGCTCGGACGCCTGCCCGGCGACATTGTCGTCGACCGCGGCAATTTCAAAATCTACATCCCGCTGGCGAGCTCGCTGCTGGTGAGCGTCCTCCTCAGTCTCGCCTTCTGGCTGTTCGGCCGCGGGTAG
- a CDS encoding DUF1810 domain-containing protein → MTRPADDPFDLRRFVEAQAPVMERVLAELRAGRKRSHWMWFVFPQIEGLGRSAMAQTYAIHSAAEARAFLAHPLLGDRLRDCVRLVLAAERPLAAIFGAPDDVKFRSCMTLFAAAAPQEALFTEALRRLCHGAADPATLARLALLDDSGAEPAPEPRS, encoded by the coding sequence ATGACGCGCCCCGCCGACGATCCCTTCGACCTTCGCCGCTTCGTCGAGGCTCAGGCTCCGGTGATGGAGCGCGTTCTCGCCGAGCTGCGCGCCGGCCGCAAGCGCAGCCATTGGATGTGGTTCGTGTTTCCGCAGATCGAAGGGCTGGGCCGCAGCGCCATGGCGCAGACTTATGCGATTCACTCGGCCGCCGAGGCGCGCGCCTTTCTGGCGCATCCCCTGCTCGGCGACAGGCTGCGCGACTGCGTGCGCCTGGTTCTCGCCGCCGAGCGTCCGCTCGCCGCGATTTTCGGCGCGCCGGACGATGTGAAATTCCGCTCCTGCATGACCTTGTTCGCCGCCGCCGCGCCACAGGAGGCGCTGTTCACGGAGGCGTTGCGCCGGCTCTGCCACGGCGCGGCGGATCCGGCGACGCTGGCGCGGCTCGCCCTGCTCGACGACTCGGGCGCCGAACCGGCGCCCGAGCCACGCTCGTGA
- a CDS encoding TonB-dependent siderophore receptor has protein sequence MQFGQLSRGVCLGALTLSLSCAAARAQEALPTIDIAGAGSANGAGGSGRQEPGKETGYRRSSTVAATRTDTPLLKTPVAVQIVPREVIEDKQILNTMEAVKNVSGVQAQPGTFYDQYRIRGFNSGNGVTYRNGLQMRGILGSEEIAFTDRVEIVKGPSSVLYGRMEPGGFVNVVTKKPQEKFHASVQQQVGNFGLARTTFDIGGPVDEAKTVLYRVMGAYDRADSFTDFDHRDNGAVALFLTFRPTENFEFNAQFEHYEKKQTTPAGSGQIPVIGDRPLDLPRNFSVSDPIMWSDFPYTVHRSVFAYDWTYRFDDKWKITNNFHYVDSRETQAMLATAFLGDERTIRRRFIFNPLERNILSTNLNLIGDVEIGPTRHKLLAGVDWFSYVDNWGPQNYIGGVPFIAPLDIYTPTRGNLTTTLYNLKYQAAQNYTWRERDRDFGVYAQDQISLFDDKLHILLGGRWDKSEVDQAETYGFFLARCYPTCTGYPLLHLPDSPKLSPRAAVLYQLMDNVSVYGGYVRSFGQSNGANLGTGATPVPEAAVQWEGGLKSQWLDGRVTASATYFNLRRKNILENDPANPGFMIAVGEVESEGLELDFAGQVTENLSLIGSYTYDVATVTRDDNGNRGHGFNGVAPHVGNLWAKWDTAPGLREGFELGGGLYAMSWRWGDDANSWILPGYVRFDAMAAYRTEVLGHKVTARLNVKNLSDTKYFEYSDAGTNAYYGAPRSFVGSLGFEF, from the coding sequence ATGCAATTCGGACAATTGTCGCGCGGCGTCTGCCTCGGCGCCCTCACCCTTTCCCTCTCTTGCGCGGCGGCGCGCGCCCAGGAAGCTCTGCCGACGATCGATATCGCCGGCGCCGGTTCCGCGAATGGCGCGGGCGGCTCGGGCCGCCAGGAGCCCGGCAAGGAGACCGGCTATCGCCGCTCCAGCACTGTCGCCGCCACCAGGACCGACACGCCGCTCCTGAAGACGCCCGTCGCCGTGCAGATCGTCCCGCGCGAGGTGATCGAGGACAAGCAGATCCTCAACACGATGGAGGCGGTGAAGAATGTGTCGGGCGTGCAGGCGCAGCCGGGCACCTTCTACGACCAATATCGAATTCGCGGCTTCAACAGCGGCAATGGCGTCACTTATAGGAACGGCTTGCAGATGCGCGGCATCCTCGGGTCCGAGGAGATCGCCTTCACCGACCGCGTGGAGATCGTCAAAGGGCCGAGTTCCGTTCTCTATGGGCGCATGGAGCCGGGCGGCTTCGTCAATGTGGTGACCAAGAAGCCTCAGGAGAAATTCCACGCGTCGGTGCAGCAGCAGGTCGGCAATTTCGGCCTCGCGCGCACGACCTTCGACATCGGCGGGCCGGTCGACGAGGCGAAGACGGTGCTCTACCGCGTCATGGGCGCCTATGACCGCGCCGACTCCTTCACCGATTTCGACCATCGCGACAATGGCGCCGTGGCGCTGTTCCTCACCTTCCGACCGACCGAGAATTTCGAGTTCAACGCGCAGTTCGAGCATTACGAGAAAAAGCAGACGACTCCCGCCGGCTCCGGCCAGATCCCGGTGATCGGCGATCGGCCGCTCGATCTGCCGCGCAATTTCAGCGTCAGCGATCCGATCATGTGGTCGGATTTCCCCTATACGGTTCATCGCAGCGTCTTCGCCTATGACTGGACCTATCGCTTCGACGACAAATGGAAGATCACGAATAATTTCCATTATGTCGACAGTCGTGAAACGCAGGCGATGCTCGCGACAGCCTTCCTCGGCGACGAGAGAACGATCCGCCGTCGGTTCATCTTCAACCCACTCGAGCGCAACATTCTCTCGACCAATCTCAATCTGATCGGCGACGTGGAGATCGGGCCGACGCGGCACAAGCTGCTCGCCGGCGTGGACTGGTTCTCCTATGTCGACAATTGGGGGCCGCAGAACTACATCGGCGGCGTGCCATTCATCGCGCCGCTCGACATCTACACGCCGACGCGCGGCAATCTGACCACCACTTTGTACAATCTCAAATATCAAGCGGCGCAAAATTATACGTGGCGTGAGCGCGACCGCGACTTCGGCGTCTATGCGCAGGATCAGATCTCGCTCTTCGACGACAAGCTGCATATTCTGCTCGGCGGACGCTGGGACAAGTCGGAGGTCGATCAGGCCGAGACCTACGGCTTCTTTCTCGCGCGCTGCTATCCGACCTGCACCGGCTATCCGCTCCTGCATCTTCCCGATTCGCCGAAGCTGTCGCCGCGCGCGGCCGTTCTCTACCAGCTGATGGACAATGTCTCGGTCTATGGCGGCTATGTCCGCTCCTTCGGCCAGAGCAATGGCGCCAATCTCGGCACCGGCGCGACGCCGGTCCCGGAGGCGGCTGTGCAATGGGAAGGCGGCTTGAAGTCGCAATGGCTCGACGGGCGCGTCACCGCCTCGGCCACCTATTTCAATCTGCGCCGCAAGAATATTCTGGAGAACGACCCGGCCAACCCCGGCTTCATGATCGCGGTCGGTGAGGTCGAGAGCGAGGGCCTGGAGCTCGATTTCGCCGGACAGGTGACGGAAAATCTGAGCCTCATCGGCAGCTACACCTATGACGTGGCGACGGTGACACGGGACGACAATGGCAACCGCGGCCACGGCTTCAACGGCGTCGCGCCGCATGTCGGCAATCTCTGGGCGAAATGGGACACGGCGCCGGGCCTCCGCGAGGGCTTCGAGCTCGGCGGCGGGCTCTATGCGATGAGCTGGCGCTGGGGCGACGACGCCAATAGCTGGATCCTGCCCGGCTATGTCCGCTTCGACGCCATGGCCGCCTATCGCACCGAGGTGCTCGGCCACAAGGTCACGGCGCGGCTCAATGTGAAGAACCTCAGCGACACGAAATATTTCGAATATTCCGACGCCGGAACGAACGCTTATTACGGCGCGCCGCGCAGCTTCGTCGGTTCGCTGGGCTTCGAGTTCTGA
- a CDS encoding DUF2946 family protein, whose product MMSGLTGMDAEGRGIARASRFSACVAALSFLVQILAFVLSPDGRVAFASGAAGAALAMSGEFCRAEDGHGGGRPERPSAHHHCAFCPISHSDPALDGVVPGPALPAPRTAPEESAEARVAEPPARPPTGWTSSWSSRAPPRLS is encoded by the coding sequence ATGATGAGCGGACTGACGGGAATGGACGCGGAGGGCAGGGGAATTGCGCGCGCGTCGCGCTTTTCGGCCTGCGTCGCCGCACTGTCCTTCCTGGTGCAGATTCTCGCCTTCGTCCTGTCGCCCGATGGGCGCGTCGCCTTCGCCTCGGGGGCCGCGGGCGCGGCTCTCGCCATGTCCGGCGAGTTCTGCCGAGCGGAGGATGGCCATGGCGGCGGACGGCCGGAGCGCCCCTCCGCACATCATCATTGCGCCTTCTGCCCGATCTCCCACAGCGATCCCGCCCTGGACGGCGTCGTCCCCGGGCCGGCTCTTCCGGCGCCGCGCACGGCGCCGGAAGAGAGCGCCGAGGCCCGCGTCGCCGAGCCGCCGGCGCGTCCGCCGACGGGCTGGACCAGTTCCTGGTCGTCGCGCGCGCCTCCACGCCTCTCCTGA
- a CDS encoding response regulator has product MRILLVEDNRRLADQVAKRMRSAGFAVDLAETLELASAALADHPYPIVVLDRRLPDGDGLAMVAEVRHRHPASRVLILTALDTVDDRIAGLDAGADDYLVKPFDLEELMARIRANLRRAVDDGAPPVTVGALTFDLSTRMVSVAGRPALFHNRELALLESLMRRAGVIVRRDTLMSEIWGFDDDVHPHALTMLVGRLRVHLDEMEAGAQIHSARGVGYMIAARGK; this is encoded by the coding sequence ATGCGAATTCTGCTGGTCGAGGACAATCGGCGCCTCGCCGACCAGGTGGCGAAGCGCATGCGGAGCGCGGGCTTCGCCGTCGACCTCGCCGAAACGCTCGAGCTCGCGTCGGCGGCGCTCGCCGACCACCCCTATCCGATCGTGGTGCTCGACCGCCGGTTGCCGGACGGCGATGGTCTCGCCATGGTGGCCGAGGTCCGCCACCGGCATCCGGCGAGCCGCGTGCTCATCCTGACTGCGCTCGACACGGTCGACGACCGCATCGCCGGTCTCGACGCCGGGGCGGACGATTATCTGGTCAAGCCCTTCGATCTCGAGGAGCTGATGGCCCGCATCCGCGCCAATCTGCGGCGCGCGGTCGACGACGGCGCGCCGCCGGTCACGGTCGGCGCGCTGACCTTCGATCTGTCGACGCGCATGGTCTCGGTCGCCGGACGTCCGGCGCTGTTTCACAATCGCGAGCTGGCCTTGCTCGAGTCCTTGATGCGGCGCGCCGGAGTCATCGTGCGCCGAGACACGCTGATGTCGGAAATCTGGGGATTCGACGACGATGTCCACCCCCACGCTCTGACGATGCTCGTCGGCCGCCTGCGGGTCCATCTGGACGAGATGGAGGCGGGCGCGCAGATCCACTCGGCGCGCGGCGTCGGCTATATGATCGCCGCGAGAGGAAAATGA
- a CDS encoding sensor histidine kinase → MSRAPSLTGRLTFIILLVEFVGAFVALSTSYSLELLGLVGNRDMLISDYAINHVHRLVVDSLTRDETGALGVAPTAALRSRLSRTPSLQFAVFEALDRPALPGSSAELSALLKHDGALKSRGQRFAIAARPGRDGRGYLIVDETPHGRLLVAASGYDIEWSDWFYLLSDDIGFTGAFVLVVALASAAATWRGVRDALAPLRRIAADARGIDMSSLGQGVDPTGAPAEVRPVIDAMNEALARLDASVMRMRRYTANAAHELRTPLAILRARLQNEEEPSFKADLEQDTRQLQAIVEQMLIAARLGEGQVSLEEEVDLAETVWSVVAGRAPLAIRCGRQIEFETIGAPSFVRGNARAIASVIGNLVDNALRAEPEGGVVLARVADATVEIIDHGDGVAPTDREAIFEPFWRKSEATPGTGLGLAVAKELMDKMSGRIFVDTTPGGGATFRLSFPATPKRAGPIA, encoded by the coding sequence ATGAGCCGCGCTCCCTCGCTGACGGGTCGTCTCACCTTCATCATCCTGCTCGTCGAATTCGTCGGCGCCTTCGTCGCCTTGTCGACCTCCTACTCCCTCGAGCTCTTGGGACTGGTCGGCAATCGGGACATGCTGATCTCGGATTATGCGATCAACCATGTTCACCGCCTCGTCGTCGACTCGCTGACACGGGACGAGACGGGCGCGCTCGGCGTCGCGCCGACGGCGGCGCTGCGCTCGCGCCTTTCGCGCACGCCGAGCCTGCAATTCGCCGTGTTCGAGGCGCTGGATCGCCCGGCCCTGCCCGGCTCCTCGGCCGAGCTCTCGGCGCTGCTGAAGCACGACGGGGCGCTGAAGAGCCGCGGCCAGCGCTTCGCCATCGCCGCCAGGCCAGGACGCGACGGCAGAGGCTATCTGATCGTCGACGAGACGCCCCACGGCCGCCTGCTCGTCGCCGCCAGCGGCTATGACATCGAATGGTCCGACTGGTTCTATCTGCTGAGCGACGACATCGGCTTCACCGGCGCCTTCGTCCTCGTCGTCGCGCTCGCCTCCGCGGCGGCGACCTGGCGCGGCGTGAGAGACGCGCTGGCGCCCTTGCGCCGCATCGCCGCCGACGCCCGCGGCATCGACATGTCCTCGCTCGGCCAGGGCGTCGATCCGACCGGAGCCCCTGCGGAGGTGCGGCCGGTCATCGACGCGATGAACGAGGCGCTGGCGCGGCTCGACGCGAGCGTCATGCGCATGCGTCGTTACACGGCCAACGCCGCTCACGAGCTGCGCACGCCGCTCGCCATTCTGCGCGCGCGGCTTCAGAACGAGGAGGAGCCGAGCTTCAAGGCCGATCTCGAGCAGGACACGCGGCAGCTGCAGGCGATCGTCGAGCAGATGCTGATCGCCGCCCGGCTCGGCGAAGGGCAGGTCTCGCTCGAGGAGGAGGTCGATCTCGCCGAAACCGTGTGGAGCGTCGTCGCCGGCCGCGCGCCGCTCGCGATCCGCTGTGGACGTCAGATCGAATTCGAGACCATAGGCGCGCCCTCTTTCGTCCGCGGCAATGCGCGCGCCATCGCCTCCGTCATCGGCAATCTCGTCGACAATGCGCTGCGCGCCGAGCCGGAGGGCGGCGTCGTCCTCGCGCGCGTGGCCGACGCGACGGTCGAGATCATCGATCACGGAGACGGGGTGGCGCCGACGGATCGCGAGGCGATCTTCGAGCCGTTCTGGCGCAAGAGCGAAGCCACGCCCGGAACCGGCCTCGGCCTCGCGGTCGCCAAGGAGCTGATGGACAAGATGAGCGGACGCATTTTCGTCGACACGACGCCGGGCGGCGGCGCCACCTTCAGGCTGTCGTTCCCCGCAACGCCGAAACGCGCCGGCCCCATCGCCTGA